TCAACCTGAAGCCCATCAGTTTgtttgaaaagcagagcaggtaGGAGTATGAGGAGCAGCTAACTCAAGTATTCCCCAAGTCAGCCCTCACAATTTAGAAGCAATTTGTAACCTGTTGTAAAGAGTTTTTTCCTGCATTCAAAATGAAACAGCCCTTAATGCTTGGCTAAAATCTGGAGGTACCTGACACTGCTTGGAATTTGGCaacataattttcaattttttcctgctgatggATTTTCTTTAAAGCACAAACCACATAGAACTGTTGGCAGACTTGCAGCAACCACTGCAAGAAGGCGGCACTGCAATCAAATGTGAACAGTCTTTGCAGGAAACATGAATTACACGTGTTGTCAGCCTCCCAGTGCATGGTGTTAACAGGCCCTGTTCACTTCACTGTGCAAACCAAAAGCAGTATGCACACAGGCTAACTGGAAAAGGGAGttaaacctttttaaaaaacattaaaagtaCAGAGAAAGGACAACTGACACTTCTAAATTATCTGCAGGTAGAAGCAAGTTCTGCAAAGCTGACAGATCCCCAGGAGATTTCAGGAATGACAAGTTGTCGGTTTGCTGTTCACATTTGTGAATTAGCAAACACAGCTGTGGCCAGGTGAGGTTCTGTCTTCTCTGACCCCTCACTACACCTGAGAGCTGCCCTCAGAGGCTGCCCCTGCTGGCTGCATGCACAGGAGGGTGTAGCCACCCCCCAGGACCTCTCCACACCTCACTTGATGGACAGAAATTGCTGCCAGCCTTCTCTCAGTGCTGCCCCTGGGAACCAGGCAGCAAAGGCAGGGCTCAAGGGGGCAGCTGAAGGACTGTGAGCAACATCACTTGtcacagaggcagcagggcagcagtggggagagAGGTAAAACAGAGGCAGTGGCTGACACCTCATTAGTGAGGGGCTGAATTATCTGGGGGGTGCTCCCAGCAGTGAGAGCTCCAGTTAcagggctgggaagaggagaaggaactTGAACTTCATGACCTTTATGGACAAAGTTATGAGCCAGACAGACTTGGGGTCTTCAACCTATCAGCACCATCCTCATGGTAGCTGTAAGGCAGCTAAAAACTTACTATGATAGATTTACAGCACACAGCTACAGAACTATTTATGGAATTACCACATTAttgcatttaaataattatgAGAGATGTTCAATCTACCAAATAGACTTTTTTTGTGGCCCCAGGATCAACACAAACTTTTAGTTTTATTCTGACAACACTGCCACTGTACtgaaaagttttgtttgttgCCATCAAACTCAGTTCAAGTTCCTTGTCTCTTTCCAGGCTCTTTTCCATCCTATCCTTGCAACCAGTCTGTCTGGACTGCACCATCACCGCCACCTCAGCAATACCaccctcctgcttctctgtccAACAGCTCTGCCCCACACGAGGCTAAAAATACTactgaaagtaattttatatttatttgaaagactGAACCATCAGCTTAGGTTTACTAAACCAAACAAGAGAAGGCAGGAAGCCTCCCCCTGAGGATCTGCAGCACAAGACATCACCCACCCCTGCGAGTGCTCGACAGAAAATCATGAACATCATTCAGCTAAACCCGTAAGgcaatcaaggaaaaaaacaaaaaagtaaatgaagaaGTTAGATACTGACATTTTGCCTGGAGTTACCCTTGACCTGTGCCCGTTTACCTGGACCTAGACCTTGAGCTTGAGTGAGAGGATGAGCGCGATGAAGATCGGGAGTGGGAAGATCGGGACTTGGAGCGGCTCCTCCTGTTGGGTTTCTTCTTCTTGTTACTGTCCTCTTCCTCACTGGCATCCAGGTTGTACTTTGAAAGGTCTGCatcatcttcatcctcatcctgaaaaaaaaaaagccaaacatggATTCACAAAAAATGCTTAAGAAATGTGTTGATTCTttccttcagtgctgctttttattccgagcttttctgcagcctctggagGAGTTGTTGGTGCACTGAGTGAGacacaagtatttaaaaatgacCTGAAATTGCCATCTCAAGGCAAACTCCTAAAAAGcctgcaaaaaaaccacctgaAGTCCCATTTTCTGATAtttaatggatttattttatgtttttaattaatttattaccTGCACTTAATGCAGTTAATGAAAGCAGAGATATTGATTTTCAGCAATTAATTTAAATGAGTGCCTGGAAGGATTTTCTGACTCAAAAATCTATAACCATGGCATAATTCTGCAGAGAAATGTTTCAGGTGCAGGATGTGGTGACTGCTGTGTTAAAAACAAGCACACGTGCAGCTCTCTGCAAGGTGCTGTCCCAAGATGTGGACAATCCAGTGTGATGAGCATACATCTgagggaagatgaagaaaaatcagtattttatgAAGCATAAATCTGATCTGGCTTCAACCACATACCCTAACAGGGTAACCATACATAAAGGTTCCAAGTAAAGGTCTTATTTTTTGATTCTGATTCAGATAAGCTTTCAATTTCttaggctttaaaaaaaaattgcacgTTTGAACATCTCAGAATAAACCAGAGGCTGTGgagatgctctgcagcagctgcaggcaccATCACTCTGgtggctgctcctcagctgctgcaaggCAGCCcaagccccagccccagccttaCCCCTGCTGCTAAACACCAGGGTAACCAGAATTTAAAAActgatagggaaaaaaacaacaaccaaggCATGTTACCTCATCCAATTTATACTTGGAGAGatcttcatcctcatcctcctcatcttCCCCTTCAGACTCCTTATCTTCCACCTCCTTCAGGATAGAGGCAGGACCAACCGGCTTCCCTCggtactttttctttttgcgTCCAAACTAGGAGATTTTATTCCATTAGAATACAACTTAAGTCATTGCCCACTTATTTTTTAActacatgagaaaataaatatccatCAGTTTTAAGTGGGGTACTGCTCAAAGTAAGAAGAATCAGGAGCTGTCAGTCAGCAACAAGAAACTCTCTGTGGAGATGTCTGTGCTCCACACCACCAGCACCCGCTGATGAGACTTACAGAACCCTGAGTCTAACAGAAGGAGTATTTTACATTTGTGTCTGGGGGACATCTGTATAAACCAATGCTGACCATCTGGCTGGAAACAACGCCCCTGACCTTAAAACCAACTCCCTAAGAAGTTTAATGAACTTAGCCTGTCCCAGTTTAACCTGAACTCAGCTTTTAACCCCCGGAAGACGAAACAGACGGATTTGCTTTCAGCTCCAAACTTCCACACTGGAGCactggacagacagacacatcACAGCCTATTCCAGAGCAgtgcttttccctttccacaTGGGCATACCCTAAAAGCAGCCCCCCAGGCTCCCCGtgccccctcctcacctcaTCGTACTCCCCGTCCGACTCCTCCCGCTCGATGTACTCAACGTTCTCCCGCTCGTTGAATCCTCCCCCGTAGCCTTGGGACAgggacaaaacaaaacaaaacagaacctCCTGAGCTGCACCAAGTTAGGAAGCACAAagctcagctccagctttcACAGAGCTCCCATCAGCGTGGATTGATAGACAGAAGTCATAAAGAGTGTAATTACCATCTCCAGAGGCTGTTCCCACCCCCTGACTGATGTGTGGGGATAACCAGCTGGGCTCAGACACACCAAACACACAGGGATCCCTCAGGAATGAAGAATCCCATGGCTGCACTGagtcctgcagctccagagctgccctgagaacctttctgctcctttctgtaAGGTGAGTGGGGAGCTCCAGCTGCTCATCTGAACTGCAGCTTTGCCACCCACTGCACGTGTGCGCAGCAGGCTGGGTGTGCTGCCTGAGGGACACCCCACTGGGAAAAACCATAAAGTACCCAAAAAATAGTCACTATTTAGAAGTATTTAATCATAGGAGGTATTATCTGAGATAAAGGAACACATTGCTCATTAATATTCTGACAATAgcaaagaatattaaaaaaatctttttctttttgaatcaCCAGCTCTGTGCCCTTCTCCACACTGCCCCTGTCACACCTCTCTGCACTGCCTGATCCTGTCTGTGGGGCAGCAGTGCAGCCCTGCCTGTGCCCTAAGGATCTCCCTGCTCCAGTTACCACTGGGAATGCAGCAGGAACTCCAACACCTCGGTGTGAGCAAACCTGCAGGCTGGTGCAGAGCTAACACCCCTCACACACCCCTCCTGGAGCTGACACCACACCCACACCACAGCTTTGGGAGGGTGATGAAACACTGCAGTGCCCCTTCCCCAGAGTACCCACACGGGCAGACTGAAGCTGAACATCCCTTCCTTCCACAGGAAACCACCACAGACTCCACagaccaggagctgcaggtttCTGTACATGTAAACATCACTTCTGTTCTGCTGGGAAACCAATCCCTGCAGTGTGGCTCAGTGCAGCTTTCCTTAGAGGAATGTGAGGATTTTCTGCTGACACCTTCACAGaatgtcaggctggaagggagctcaggGATCACCTGGACCAAGCCCTGCAGGTAATGCTGCAGTTTGTATCAGACACCTCAGCACCCTGGAGAGCTGAGACTTCAGAACTTGCTTGAAACTGAGAATCTTACCAGTCCTTTCCTCCAGCTTGGCATACTTGGGCGTGTTGCACATGTTGCACTCTGATCTCCTGGCCCAGTTGACATTACCACAGCTTCAGGGgcagaaaagaacaagaaagaaagaggaaacattttccttcccATCAAACAGCTCAAGTGTTGTGTTGCAGAACcagcatcccagtgctgcccagcccagcccagggcagaggaggaggaggagatccACCAGAAACAGCTGAGGTTTGGGGACAACCCCAAAgtgtgccagcagctgggtgCCCTCTGCTGCCACCCAGCCTGAACACAGCCCCAGAGCCACCCAGGTGCCACCCTCAGACACCCCAACTCCACCCCCAGAACCTGAAACCTTCCCTGTGCTGCACAAAGCTCCCTCCATAAGGCAAAGCACCCAACCAAAGCTGCCCTGTCCTGCTTTAGGTCCTGAGATCCTTATCTGCCAGCTGGCAGAGACACCACGGGATTTAACAGTAACTGAGCACACTGCAGCAAACCTGTGACTCCTACCTACTCCTTGCTCCTGAGCTTGGGAAGTGCCTCAGCTCACCAAAGAACACCAGGAGCTGTTACCTCTCTAGTCTGGGATTTGTCTCCACTCATGTTCATTCCCAGCCATGCTAAttaggcagctgctgcccagcacacaGGAGTGAGCAGtgtcctggcagcagagcactGCTGATGGGGCAGCTCTGATGGaaatcctctcctctccctctatTCCCTCTCCTCAGGTCCCAGGGAATTCCAGCTGCCAGGCCACCCCAGGGAGCAGTGTGTGAGGCTCTGGGCAGGCTCTGCCCTCCCTGGTTCCTACGTTTTACACTGCCAGTCGTTTGCACTGAAGAGGCCTCGGCTCTTCTCAGCCAGGGTCTTCCCTATTTCAGTGCCTCCAGCTTTCATCATTTTGGCCTCCGttgttttttctggaaaaacGGACAAAAACAACAAGTCAAACCGCGGCTCTCCCGATGACTCAAAGGGTTTAATGCTGTTTTGtctggcagaggcaggagcaggcagggatcCTCACCTCTGCCGCATCTGTTGCAGCTGGTTCTTCTGGCGAAGTTCACATTCCCACACCTGCGAACACAcagaaacagagggaaaacGCGAGTTAACACCGCGCTGGGGGGGAGGCACGCAGGGAACCGACAGAAACCCCCTTTTCTGTGCCACAGCGACTCTGCCGGGGATCATAACGCCGGGTTCCTCAGGAGGGGGCCGGGAGATGGGGAACCGCGCggggcagggacagagggagggCGGGCAGAGGCCCCCGGGACCCGTGTGGCGCGGCCCGCCGTGCCCCGGCGGTGTCCGTGGTGTGTGTGGCGGGGGTGCCGCGTGTGCCCCGCGTGTGCCCCGCGTGTGCCCCGCGTCCCCGCTCACTTCTTGTCGGGACAGATCCAGTCCCCGTCGCTCACGCGGAAATTCTTGGTCGACATCTTGGCCCCGCCGAGCCCGGCCCAGCGCCGCACACACACAGGACCCGGGGCCTGCGCCCACAGGGCTGCCCCGCCGCGCCTGAGCCCTCAGCAGCACCGACACGGGGCGGCCGCCGGGCAGGGTTTTCGGTCAGGCAGCGACGCGGACGCCTCGGCCCGGGAGAAGGATGGAGGCGCCAAGGGAGCGCGCCCCCTAGCGGGGGGAGGAGGCCGCGCGCGTGCGCAGTGCGAGGAGGCGCCGTGACTGAGGGGAAAGGgcgggaagggggagggagagggagcgCGGACACGCGGACACACGGACACACGGACACAGCCCACGGGGGACATCCTGCCTGCCTGCGAGTGGGGTGGGGTGCAGCCCGTGATGCGGGTCTGTTAGCCCAACGTGGCCGGGCTGGAGGTGCGGCCCAGGAGGGGACCTGAGGTGGATCCGGAGCGGAGCAGTGCGTGAGGAGCCGGGGAGGCTCTGAGGGGAGCTGAGGAGCCTCTGTGAGGGGAGCTGAGGAGCCTCTGTGAGGGGAGCTGAGGAGGCTCTGTGAGGGGAGCTGAGGAGCCTCTGTGAGGGGAGCTGAGGAGCCTCAGTGAGGGGAGCTGAGGAGCCTCAGTGAGGGGAGCTGAGGAGCCTCAgtgagaggagctgaggagcctcagtgagaggagctgaggagcctctgtgaggggagctgaggagctTCAGTGAGGGGAGCTGAGGAGCCTCTGTGAGGGGAGCTGAGGAGCCTCTGTGAGGGGAGCTGAG
The sequence above is drawn from the Calypte anna isolate BGI_N300 chromosome 8, bCalAnn1_v1.p, whole genome shotgun sequence genome and encodes:
- the ZRANB2 gene encoding zinc finger Ran-binding domain-containing protein 2, producing MSTKNFRVSDGDWICPDKKCGNVNFARRTSCNRCGREKTTEAKMMKAGGTEIGKTLAEKSRGLFSANDWQCKTCGNVNWARRSECNMCNTPKYAKLEERTGYGGGFNERENVEYIEREESDGEYDEFGRKKKKYRGKPVGPASILKEVEDKESEGEDEEDEDEDLSKYKLDEDEDEDDADLSKYNLDASEEEDSNKKKKPNRRSRSKSRSSHSRSSSRSSSHSSSRSRSRSHSRSSSSSRSRSRSSSREQSRSRGSKSRSSSRSYRGSSTPRKRSYSSSRSSSSPERSKKRSRSRSSSPGDRKKRRSRSRSPERRRRSSSGSSHSGSRTSSKKK